In Rhodopirellula sp. P2, the DNA window AGAAGACGGAACATCAAGAGGATGGGAAACCTGTAGATTGATAAGGCTCTAAGTAATCAGTGTAGGTTGGAAAAGCGGTTACGGCAAGGTAAGTTCGGCTACGGCTGCCATTTGCATGAAGCGTATCTAAGCGTCCTTTACGAACCGCTCGTCCTTGATTCCTAGTCGCAGCTTCCACTCCATCGCGGCACAGTACAGCACCGGGACCACGAACATCGTGATGATTGCGATGGCCATTCCTCCGAAGCTCGGAATGGCCATTGGCACCATGATGTCGCTGCCTCGGCCGGTGGATGTCAGAATGGGAATCAATGCCAGCAAAGTCGTTGCTGTGGTCATTAAACACGGGCGTACGCGGCGCATGCCGGCAGTTACGGTGGCTTCGCGGGCGTGCTTGGCGTTTTCGATCCGGTCCTTGCGGAAGCTTTCGTCGAGGTAGGACGCAATCACCACGCCGTCGTCACTGGCGATTCCGAACAGGGCGAGAAAGCCGACCCAGACGGCGACGCTTAGATTGATCGTCTTGACCTGGAAAAGCTCACGCATGTTGGTGCCGAGCAAACTGAAGTCGAGAAACCAATCGGTGTCGTACAACCACAGCATGATGAAGCCGCCTGCCCAAGCGATCAGAATGCCACTGAAAACGAGCGATGTCGTGATGGCAGATTTGAACTGCATGTACAGAATCAGAAAGATGATTCCGAGGGCTAGCGGTAACACAATCGACAATGTCTTCTGCGATCGGATTTGGTTCTCGTAGTTGCCCGCGAACGTGTACGTCACACCGGCCGGCAGCGTGAACTCGCCCGAGTCGATTTTCGATTGTAAGAATGCTTGAGCATCCTCGACCACGTCGACTTCCGCTTCGCCAGGTTTCTTGTCGAACAGTACGTAACCGAGCAAGAATGTGTCTTCGCTCTTGATGACTTGCGGGCCGCGGGTGTAGCGAATGTCGGCTAGTTGGCCGAGCGGGATTTGTGCGCCAGCTGGCGTTGGAACGAGAATCCGTTCGAGCGACTCGAGGTCGTCTCGCAACTCTCGGGCGTAACGCACGCGGACAGGGAACCGCTCGCGACCTTCGACCGTCGTTGTGATTTGCCGGCCACCGATCGCGACTTCGATCACATCCTGCACGCTGCGGATGTGCAACCCGTATCGCTTGATCGCATCACGGTCGATGTCGATTTCCAAGTACGGCTTGCCGACGATTCGGTCAGCGATGACGGCGGAGGATTGCACGGTCGGAACTTGTTTCAGTAGCGATTCCAATTCGAGAGCAACTCGCTCGATCGTTTCCAGGTCCGGGCCTTTGACCTTCATTCCCATCGGTGCTCGCATGCCGCTTTGCAGCATCACGATCCGAGCTGCGATCGGTTGCAGCTTGGGTGCCGATGTCGTGCCTGGGATTTCAGCTGCCGCGGTGATTGCTTGCCAGATATCATCCGGCGTGCGAATCTCGTCACGCCATTGGCGGAACGGTCGGCCAGCGGGATCGAGAATCAGCACACCGGAGTCATCGCGGACGAACTCGTCGGCTTCCTCGTCGTAGCGGAAGTTTAGCCTATGACCGTCTTCGTCCGATTTGTATTCGGACTTGTAGGTGATGTAGGTCTCGATCATCGACACGGGAGCGGGATCGAGTGGCGTGTCGGCGCGACCGATCTTACCGACCACTGATTCGACTTCGGGAATCGACACCAACAGTTGATTCTGCAGCTGCAAAACATCCATTGCTTCGCCGATCGAAGCGTGCGGCATCGTCGTTGGCATGTAGAGAAACGAGCCTTCATCGAGCGGCGGCATGAACTCTTTGCCGAGTCCCGGTAACACGTCGGTTGCAGCTTTCCAAGGACCGGACTGACGAACGGTCGTTTCAGACACACCAATCATCGAGAGTGACTTGGGGACGAAACCGAATACTTTGTCGAAGCCCAACCAAGCCGATCCGCCGAAAAGCAGGATCGCAGTTGGAAAGCAGAGAAACGCTAGCTTGTGGTTCAAGCACCAACGCAGGATCGGTTCGTACAAGAATCGCTGAAAGATGGTGAAGAACCCGAGGATGCCGCCAATCAATCCGCCGACGAACAGCAAGTTCAACAGCAAACCTTTCTGTGGCCCCAGCGGCAACCACTCCTGAGTCAGCAACACGCCGACGACCAACGCCGCAAGTGCACTGGCCGCGTACGGTCCGAAACGGTGGTAACGCTCGGGGATCCTTTCTTCATTCAGCTTGTACGCCGACAGCGCGATCAAGATAACACCGACCCACCATGTCAGTAGCATCGACGCGGCAATGCCCAGGATCAGCAACGCGAACCAGGCTCCGCGACGCAAGCTCTTCGATACAATACGCCCACCCATCAGGATGTGGGCCGCAGGCGGAATGATGGTCAACGCCACAATGACAGAAGCTGCGAGTGCAAACGTCTTGGTAAAAGCGAGCGGTCGAAACAACTTTCCTTCTGCACCGATCATCGTGAACACCGGCAGAAAACTGACCACGGTCGTTGTCACGGCGGTCAGCACCGCACCGGCGACTTCGTGAGCCGCCTTGAAAATCACCGTCAACTTGTCATCTTCCGGTTCCGCTTCGTCGAGATATTTGAGAATGTTCTCGGTGAGAATGATCCCCATGTCGACCATGGTCCCGATTGCAATCGCGATGCCTGACAGGGCGACGATATTGGCATCCACACCGAAGGTCTTCATGGCGATGAAGCACATCAGCACCGCCAGCGGCAGCAACGCGCTAATGAGGAACGAACTGCGCAAATGGATGACCATCACCAGGATCACAATGATCGTGACGAGGATTTCCTCAAAAAGCGCCGTGTTCAACGTACCCAATGTCTCGTAGATCAATCCGGTGCGATCGTAGAACGGAACGACCGCGACTTGACTGGTCGTGATCCATGTCGGCCACTGTTCTTGAGGCATGCCACGAAGATGTTTCACCCAAGCATCGCTGCTGGTCATTGCTCCGGTGATCGGTTCCAGACCATGGCGATCGGCGTACAAGTCAACTTCATCGGCAGACGTCTTCGTGTAATCGACAAGCACCTTTGTGGGCAGACCCGGTGAGACTTCTTTGATGCGTTGCTTGATGTTTTTGATTGCCGCTAGTGGGTTGTACCCGTAGCGCACGACCGCGACGCCGCCGACGGCTTCGGCACCTGCCTTATCCAACGCACCACGCCGAAGTGCCGGCCCAAGCGACACGTGGGCAACGTCGGCGACCGTGATCGGCACGTTGTCCGTTACCTTCACGACGGTCTTCTCGATGTCTTCGATATTCTCGATGAAGCCCAAACCACGGATAACGTATTCGGCCTTATTCAGTTCAATCGTCCGAGCACCCACGTCAACATTCGTCATCCGAATGGACTCGAACACTTTGGCCAACGTCACGCCAGCGGCCCGCATCGCATCGGGATCAACGTCGATTTGATATTCCTGAACGAAGCCACCAATCGACGCCACTTCACTGATGCCTTCGGCCGACGTCAGCGAATATCGAACGTAGTAATCCTGGATCGTACGCAGTTCTCGCAAATCCCAGCCGCCCGTCGGGTTTCCATCTGGATCGCGACCTTCGAGCGTATAAAGATAAATTTGTCCGAGTGCCGTCGCGTCTGGCCCCAGTGTCGGCTGCACACCATCAGGCAGCGTGCCGGCCGGCAAACTATTCAGTTTTTCCAGCACCCGCGTTCGGGACCAATAGAAGTCCGCGTCTTCGCCAAAGATGATGTAGATCGACGAAAAGCCGAACATCGAATAGCTGCGGATCGTCTTGACTTCGGGAATGCCCAGCAGCGCGACCGTCAGCGGATAACCGATTTGGTCCTCCACGTCTTGCGGGCTACGCCCCATCCACTGCGTGAACACGATCTGCTGGTTTTCGCCAATGTCAGGAATCGCATCGACGGGTACCGGATCGCGAGGCAATGCTCCCGTGTCCCAGTCGAACGGAGCGATCATGATGCCCCAACCAAGCGTCGCGATGACCAGCAACAACACAACTAGCTTGTTGGTCAAGCAGAACCAAATCAGCCGGCCGAGGACCGAGCGTTTCGCGTTTTCGATTGTTGCATCGTTGTCAGGCATGTTGGGATTTTCGGCCTACAGCTTTTCGACTTTGTCGGCACACTTCAGCATCGAAGCGCCATAGTACGGATTGCGAACGGCATCATCCGATTGAATCCAAGAGGCACCGCGACCCTCAAAGGCCATCGGGCAATGAAGCTCATAAAGCGTTTCGTCAGTCGGTAGGCCGAACATTCGCTTGAGGCTCAACATCTGTTCAGACAGCAACGCGAACCCGCTACGCAAGGCGGCGAGGTCGTTTGCCTTCTGCAATCTTGTAGTGATCTCGGACAAGTCGCGTTTCTCTTTGGTCCACATTTCGACGGATTTGTCTTCGGAGACGATTGGCAGCAATGAAGCCGATCGCTGATGCAACGGCTCGACCGCTCGCTTTGCGGCATCCAAATCGTCCGCCGCGAGTGCTTGACTTAGTTGCAAATAGGGTGCGACAAAACCACTGAGTTGCTCGACGACTTCTGCCGGAGCGGCCATGTTCGTCATGGATCGCATCTGCATTTCGTCGTGAGACATCGGCAAAGGGAACTGAGCCTTCATTTGATCGACGTGCTGGCGAGTCAACGCGAACACCCGATCGGCTTCACGCATGGAATTTACCTCGCGGCCTTCGGTGACATCGTTCCGCAATAGCATTGCGACCTCCAACCA includes these proteins:
- a CDS encoding efflux RND transporter permease subunit, producing MPDNDATIENAKRSVLGRLIWFCLTNKLVVLLLVIATLGWGIMIAPFDWDTGALPRDPVPVDAIPDIGENQQIVFTQWMGRSPQDVEDQIGYPLTVALLGIPEVKTIRSYSMFGFSSIYIIFGEDADFYWSRTRVLEKLNSLPAGTLPDGVQPTLGPDATALGQIYLYTLEGRDPDGNPTGGWDLRELRTIQDYYVRYSLTSAEGISEVASIGGFVQEYQIDVDPDAMRAAGVTLAKVFESIRMTNVDVGARTIELNKAEYVIRGLGFIENIEDIEKTVVKVTDNVPITVADVAHVSLGPALRRGALDKAGAEAVGGVAVVRYGYNPLAAIKNIKQRIKEVSPGLPTKVLVDYTKTSADEVDLYADRHGLEPITGAMTSSDAWVKHLRGMPQEQWPTWITTSQVAVVPFYDRTGLIYETLGTLNTALFEEILVTIIVILVMVIHLRSSFLISALLPLAVLMCFIAMKTFGVDANIVALSGIAIAIGTMVDMGIILTENILKYLDEAEPEDDKLTVIFKAAHEVAGAVLTAVTTTVVSFLPVFTMIGAEGKLFRPLAFTKTFALAASVIVALTIIPPAAHILMGGRIVSKSLRRGAWFALLILGIAASMLLTWWVGVILIALSAYKLNEERIPERYHRFGPYAASALAALVVGVLLTQEWLPLGPQKGLLLNLLFVGGLIGGILGFFTIFQRFLYEPILRWCLNHKLAFLCFPTAILLFGGSAWLGFDKVFGFVPKSLSMIGVSETTVRQSGPWKAATDVLPGLGKEFMPPLDEGSFLYMPTTMPHASIGEAMDVLQLQNQLLVSIPEVESVVGKIGRADTPLDPAPVSMIETYITYKSEYKSDEDGHRLNFRYDEEADEFVRDDSGVLILDPAGRPFRQWRDEIRTPDDIWQAITAAAEIPGTTSAPKLQPIAARIVMLQSGMRAPMGMKVKGPDLETIERVALELESLLKQVPTVQSSAVIADRIVGKPYLEIDIDRDAIKRYGLHIRSVQDVIEVAIGGRQITTTVEGRERFPVRVRYARELRDDLESLERILVPTPAGAQIPLGQLADIRYTRGPQVIKSEDTFLLGYVLFDKKPGEAEVDVVEDAQAFLQSKIDSGEFTLPAGVTYTFAGNYENQIRSQKTLSIVLPLALGIIFLILYMQFKSAITTSLVFSGILIAWAGGFIMLWLYDTDWFLDFSLLGTNMRELFQVKTINLSVAVWVGFLALFGIASDDGVVIASYLDESFRKDRIENAKHAREATVTAGMRRVRPCLMTTATTLLALIPILTSTGRGSDIMVPMAIPSFGGMAIAIITMFVVPVLYCAAMEWKLRLGIKDERFVKDA